In a single window of the Paenibacillus sp. MMS20-IR301 genome:
- the lepA gene encoding translation elongation factor 4, translating to MTDVQKRQQQIRNFSIIAHIDHGKSTLADRILEYTGALSSREMQEQVLDQMDLERERGITIKLQAVRLTYKADDGQEYILNLIDTPGHVDFTYEVSRSLAACEGALLVVDAAQGIEAQTLANVYLALDNNLEILPVINKIDLPSADPERVKQEIEDVIGLDASEAVLASAKAGIGIKEILEQVVKQVPAPTGNSAEPLKALIFDSHYDPYKGVIVYVRVMDGSIRAGSKIKMMATDKVFDVIEVGAFMPRMSIVNELNIGDVGFIVAGIKHVGDTRVGDTVTDAKNPTPAPLPGYRKINPMVYCGLYPIETSDYNDLREALEKLQLNDASLSFEPESSSALGFGFRCGFLGLLHMEIIQERIEREFNLPLITTAPSVIYRIMLTNGEMLQIDNPSHYPEIGTIDYVEEPYVKAGVIVPNDYVGTVMELCQNKRGEFVNMEYLDSNRVTITYEIPLSEIVYDFFDQLKSGTKGYASFDYEISGYRQSNLVKMDILLNGEQVDALSFIVHRDRAYNRGRIICEKLRGIIPRQMFEVPIQASVGTKVVARETVKAMRKNVLAKCYGGDISRKRKLLEKQKEGKKRMKQVGSVEVPQEAFMAVLKIDE from the coding sequence ATGACTGACGTTCAGAAAAGACAACAACAAATCCGCAATTTCTCGATTATTGCACATATAGACCATGGTAAATCGACACTGGCCGACCGTATTCTTGAATATACGGGGGCACTCAGCTCACGTGAAATGCAGGAGCAGGTGCTTGACCAGATGGATCTTGAGCGTGAACGCGGGATCACCATTAAGCTGCAGGCTGTACGCCTCACTTATAAGGCTGACGACGGGCAGGAATACATCCTGAACCTGATTGACACACCGGGACATGTCGATTTCACCTATGAGGTCTCCCGCAGCCTTGCCGCCTGTGAGGGTGCGCTGCTGGTAGTGGATGCGGCGCAGGGTATTGAAGCCCAGACGCTTGCTAACGTATACCTGGCACTGGATAACAATCTCGAGATTCTGCCGGTCATCAACAAAATCGATCTGCCGAGTGCAGACCCCGAGCGGGTCAAGCAGGAGATCGAGGATGTCATCGGTCTCGATGCCAGCGAAGCGGTGCTTGCCTCCGCCAAAGCCGGTATCGGCATTAAGGAGATTCTGGAGCAGGTGGTTAAGCAGGTGCCTGCACCGACCGGTAATTCGGCAGAGCCGCTGAAGGCGCTGATATTTGACTCCCACTATGACCCGTACAAAGGCGTTATCGTCTATGTCCGTGTAATGGACGGAAGCATCCGCGCCGGTTCGAAGATCAAGATGATGGCAACCGACAAAGTGTTCGATGTTATCGAAGTCGGCGCCTTCATGCCGCGCATGAGTATCGTGAACGAGCTGAATATCGGGGATGTCGGCTTCATCGTAGCCGGAATCAAGCATGTCGGGGATACCCGTGTCGGGGATACGGTAACGGATGCGAAGAATCCGACACCGGCGCCGCTGCCGGGCTACCGCAAGATTAACCCGATGGTATACTGCGGTCTGTATCCGATCGAAACCTCGGACTACAATGACCTGCGTGAAGCACTGGAGAAGCTGCAGCTGAATGATGCCTCGCTAAGCTTCGAGCCGGAAAGCTCAAGCGCCCTGGGCTTCGGCTTCCGCTGCGGATTCCTCGGCCTGCTGCACATGGAGATTATACAGGAGCGGATTGAGCGCGAGTTCAACCTGCCGCTGATTACAACAGCGCCAAGCGTAATCTACCGGATTATGCTGACGAACGGCGAAATGCTGCAGATTGACAACCCGTCGCACTATCCGGAGATTGGTACGATTGATTATGTAGAGGAGCCTTATGTGAAGGCCGGTGTTATTGTTCCGAATGATTATGTCGGTACGGTAATGGAGCTGTGCCAGAACAAACGCGGTGAATTCGTTAATATGGAGTATCTGGACAGCAACCGGGTAACCATTACTTACGAAATTCCGCTCTCGGAAATCGTCTATGACTTCTTCGACCAGCTGAAATCCGGAACGAAGGGTTATGCTTCCTTCGATTATGAGATTTCCGGCTACCGCCAGTCCAACCTGGTGAAGATGGATATTCTCCTGAACGGCGAGCAGGTCGATGCGCTGTCGTTCATCGTGCATCGTGACCGTGCCTACAACCGCGGCCGGATCATCTGTGAGAAGCTGCGCGGCATTATTCCGCGCCAGATGTTCGAGGTGCCGATCCAGGCATCCGTCGGCACGAAGGTGGTTGCGCGTGAGACCGTTAAGGCGATGCGCAAGAACGTCCTTGCCAAATGCTACGGCGGTGATATTTCGCGTAAGCGGAAGCTGCTGGAGAAGCAGAAGGAAGGGAAGAAGCGCATGAAGCAGGTCGGCAGCGTAGAGGTACCGCAGGAAGCGTTCATGGCGGTTCTGAAGATTGACGAGTAA
- the hemW gene encoding radical SAM family heme chaperone HemW yields MNKVNNGRPPEAVYIHIPFCTNKCFYCDFNSYVLKDQPVMEYLYALDREMELTVKNTPPGVIKTIFVGGGTPTVLKPDEMAYFLQSVRRHFPQWDENIEFSMEANPGTTDIDKLRVMKEGGVNRVSFGVQAFQNELLSGIGRIHNVDDVYRSLENARAVGLTNLSVDLMFGLPNQTVDMLRESIAKALELDLPHYSIYSLKVEENTLFHTLFNKNKLPLPSEEDELAMYLLLMETMEAAGYTQYEISNFAKPGLESRHNITYWRNEDYYGLGAGAHGYVGRQRHMNIKGVNPYNEASRSGLPRLDSFEISEQEAMEDFMMVGLRMREGVSDTAFRAQFGKPITDIFGASLHKLLTAGLLEQEGGNYRLSKQGILFGNDVFAEFVGALTEV; encoded by the coding sequence ATGAACAAAGTGAACAATGGCCGTCCCCCTGAGGCCGTATATATTCATATCCCGTTTTGCACTAACAAGTGCTTCTATTGTGATTTCAATTCATATGTTCTGAAGGATCAGCCGGTGATGGAGTATCTCTATGCGCTGGACCGCGAGATGGAGCTGACGGTAAAGAACACGCCTCCTGGCGTGATTAAGACTATTTTTGTCGGCGGGGGAACGCCTACCGTGCTGAAGCCGGATGAGATGGCGTATTTCCTGCAATCGGTGCGCAGGCATTTCCCGCAGTGGGATGAGAACATTGAGTTCTCGATGGAAGCGAACCCCGGCACTACGGATATAGACAAGCTTCGGGTAATGAAGGAAGGCGGCGTTAACCGGGTCAGCTTCGGGGTGCAGGCGTTCCAGAATGAGCTGCTGAGCGGAATCGGCCGGATTCATAATGTGGATGATGTGTACCGCAGCCTGGAGAATGCCCGCGCTGTCGGCCTTACCAATCTGTCGGTCGATCTGATGTTCGGCCTGCCGAACCAGACGGTGGATATGCTGAGAGAGAGCATCGCCAAGGCGCTTGAGCTGGATCTGCCCCACTATTCCATCTACAGCCTGAAGGTAGAGGAGAATACGCTGTTCCATACCCTGTTTAATAAAAACAAGCTGCCGCTCCCGAGCGAAGAGGATGAGCTGGCAATGTATCTGCTGCTGATGGAGACTATGGAGGCTGCGGGTTATACACAGTATGAGATCAGCAACTTCGCCAAGCCGGGACTGGAGAGCCGCCACAATATTACGTACTGGCGCAACGAGGACTATTACGGGCTGGGTGCCGGGGCACACGGATATGTAGGCCGGCAGCGGCATATGAATATCAAGGGGGTTAACCCCTATAATGAGGCTTCGCGCAGCGGGCTGCCGCGTCTGGACAGCTTTGAGATCTCTGAGCAGGAAGCGATGGAGGACTTCATGATGGTCGGCCTGCGGATGCGTGAAGGGGTCTCGGATACAGCCTTCCGTGCGCAGTTCGGAAAACCGATTACGGATATTTTTGGCGCCTCGCTGCATAAATTACTTACGGCCGGCCTGCTGGAGCAGGAGGGCGGCAACTACCGTCTGAGCAAGCAGGGAATCCTGTTTGGCAACGATGTTTTTGCTGAATTTGTCGGCGCTTTGACAGAGGTTTAA
- a CDS encoding N-acetyltransferase, producing the protein MFRQASPEGDQQVICRNATVEDVEPLYLMIEEYAQRGIMLPRSRQALTRQIDQFVIAEIGGRFVGCGSLFRLGNDLVEVRSIGLRDEGKGKGVGSMILEKLTEEARRQKIPKIMALTYAVDFFLRNGFDVVEKEIFPEKVWTDCVHCKKQHACDEIAVLKRLD; encoded by the coding sequence ATGTTCCGCCAGGCATCTCCTGAGGGAGATCAGCAAGTAATATGCAGAAATGCAACGGTAGAGGATGTTGAGCCGCTGTATCTGATGATAGAGGAGTATGCCCAGCGCGGTATTATGCTGCCCCGTTCCAGGCAGGCACTGACCCGCCAGATCGACCAGTTCGTCATTGCCGAAATCGGCGGCCGGTTTGTCGGCTGCGGCTCCCTGTTCAGACTGGGAAATGACCTCGTTGAGGTGCGCTCTATCGGCCTGCGTGATGAAGGCAAGGGCAAAGGTGTAGGTTCGATGATTCTGGAGAAGCTGACCGAAGAAGCGAGACGGCAGAAGATTCCGAAGATTATGGCTTTGACCTATGCGGTGGATTTCTTCCTCCGGAACGGCTTTGACGTGGTGGAGAAGGAGATTTTTCCGGAGAAGGTCTGGACCGATTGTGTGCACTGCAAGAAGCAGCATGCCTGCGATGAAATCGCCGTGCTGAAGAGACTGGATTAA
- the hrcA gene encoding heat-inducible transcriptional repressor HrcA has product MLTERQRMILNAIVDDYISSAEPVGSRSISKRGDVGYSPATIRNEMADLEDLGYLEQPHTSAGRIPSHKGYRYYVDHLVPWNSAETAELGTIRAFFAEKLNATEQVIQHAAMILSNMTNYTSILLGPEVFHTSLRHFQLLPLDDNTAVAIIVTSTGQVENKTVTLPPDISVSEMEKVVNLLNSKLKNVPLYKLKSQLYSELGEEMQRHISHYEELMQVLDTALESDQEQRIYLSGATNMLTQPEFKDVDKVKNILDLLEETPTLLKMLTPASGGTGMQVRIGTENKHEAFANCSLITATYSLDGKALGSIGILGPTRMEYARVMGILGILSRDLTAMLAHWYK; this is encoded by the coding sequence ATGTTAACTGAACGCCAGAGAATGATCCTGAATGCCATCGTAGACGATTATATTTCTTCCGCTGAGCCGGTAGGCTCGCGCAGTATTTCTAAGCGGGGGGATGTGGGCTACAGTCCCGCAACGATCCGCAACGAAATGGCCGATCTGGAGGACCTCGGGTACCTGGAGCAGCCGCATACTTCGGCAGGGAGAATACCTTCCCATAAGGGCTACCGCTATTATGTGGATCATCTGGTACCGTGGAATTCCGCCGAAACAGCCGAACTGGGCACGATCCGCGCTTTTTTTGCCGAGAAGCTTAATGCGACAGAGCAGGTCATCCAGCATGCGGCAATGATACTTTCCAATATGACGAATTATACTTCCATCCTACTGGGTCCGGAGGTTTTTCATACATCATTGCGCCATTTCCAGCTGCTGCCGCTCGATGACAACACCGCTGTGGCGATTATCGTCACCAGCACCGGGCAGGTGGAGAACAAGACTGTAACCCTTCCCCCGGATATTTCCGTCTCCGAGATGGAGAAGGTTGTCAATCTGCTGAACAGCAAACTGAAGAACGTACCGCTCTATAAGCTGAAGAGCCAGCTCTATTCGGAGCTGGGTGAAGAAATGCAGCGTCACATCTCCCACTATGAAGAATTAATGCAGGTGCTGGATACGGCGCTTGAAAGCGACCAGGAACAGCGCATCTATCTCAGCGGTGCAACGAATATGCTGACCCAGCCGGAGTTCAAGGACGTCGACAAGGTGAAGAATATTCTCGATCTGCTGGAAGAGACGCCGACCCTGCTCAAGATGCTGACCCCGGCCAGCGGGGGAACAGGGATGCAGGTGCGTATCGGTACAGAGAATAAGCATGAGGCCTTTGCGAACTGCAGTCTGATTACCGCCACGTATTCGCTCGACGGGAAGGCGCTTGGAAGCATCGGCATCCTCGGTCCGACCCGGATGGAGTACGCGCGGGTAATGGGTATTCTGGGCATTTTGTCCCGGGATTTGACAGCCATGCTGGCACACTGGTATAAGTGA
- the grpE gene encoding nucleotide exchange factor GrpE, protein MKEEEVQDLNEMNDPSLNETQAADEAAEAGGSFTAEEAGGSASVGGEDYKKLQELADEHQARALRVQADYDNFRRRTQKEKEELAQYATSKLVTELLPVLDNFERALATSPGGPESEAFSKGVNMIFRQLDGVLKAQGLAAMETVGQPFNPEYHQAIMQVESEEHEEGIVTEEVQKGYLLKDKVLRPAMVKVSM, encoded by the coding sequence TTGAAAGAGGAAGAGGTTCAGGATCTGAATGAAATGAATGACCCCTCGTTGAATGAAACCCAGGCGGCAGATGAAGCTGCAGAAGCCGGCGGCTCATTCACGGCTGAAGAGGCCGGCGGGTCGGCTTCAGTTGGCGGAGAGGATTACAAGAAGCTTCAGGAGCTTGCGGATGAGCATCAGGCGCGCGCGCTGCGTGTACAGGCAGATTACGATAACTTCCGCCGCCGCACCCAGAAGGAAAAGGAAGAGCTGGCCCAATATGCGACATCTAAGCTCGTAACCGAATTGCTTCCGGTTCTGGATAATTTCGAGCGTGCCCTGGCTACATCTCCGGGAGGCCCGGAATCCGAGGCATTCAGCAAAGGCGTTAACATGATTTTCCGGCAGCTGGACGGGGTATTGAAAGCTCAAGGACTTGCAGCCATGGAAACGGTAGGACAGCCTTTTAACCCTGAATATCATCAGGCGATCATGCAGGTGGAGAGCGAGGAGCACGAGGAAGGCATCGTGACGGAAGAGGTCCAGAAGGGCTATCTCCTGAAGGATAAGGTTCTTCGTCCGGCCATGGTCAAAGTCAGCATGTAG